The Megasphaera elsdenii DSM 20460 genome includes the window CCTTTGGGTGTGTCCGATTCATCTACAACAAGATGCTGAGTGACCGCATTGACTATTATAAGGAAACCGGCCAAAAGCTGAATAACACGCCTGCGCAGTATAAAGAAGAATTCCCTTGGCTAAAGGAAGTAGATAGTTTAGCCCTTGCCAATGCTCAAATGAACCTGAATAAGGCCTACAGCCACTTTTGGAATGACAGCCAGCATTTCGGCAAGCCGCGCTTCAAGTCCAAGAAGAATCGTCGTGCTTCGTATTCCACGAACAACCAGAAGGGCTCTGTCCGAATCGAGGGCCATAAGGTGAAACTGCCGAAAGTCGGCTGGGTGAAACTATGCCAGCATCGTCCCTTGCCGGAAAACAGTATCATAAAGACCGTAACCATCAGCCAGACGCCATCAGGAAAGTACTATATCAGTATGCTGGTGGAGTATGAAAACCAAATACCCCTGTCATACCGAAGACCTTCCTGGGGCTAGATTTTGCGATGCACGGCTTGTATGTGGCTTCCGATGAGGCGGATGCTAAGTATCCCGATTTCCTGAGAACGGCAGAGAAAAGATTGGCTAAAGCACAGCGAAAGCTATCCAAAAAGCAGAAAGGAAGTCACAACAGAGAAAAACAAAGACTGCGCGTAGCTATTCTTCATGAGAAAGTGGCCAATCAACGTCAGGATTTCCTGCATAAGAAGGCTCGCTACCTTGCAGATCGCTATGATGCCATTGGCATTGAGGATATCAGCGTCAAAGCGATGGCAAAGCGGAAAAAGGGTGGCAAGTTCAGCTTTGGCAAATCCGTAGCCGACAATGGCTGGAATATGTTCACGAACATGCTGGAGTATAAACTGGCTTGGCAAGGCAAACAGCTTATCAAGATAGACAAGTGGTATCCGAGCAGCCAGCTGTGCCATATTTGCGGATATCAGAACCACGAAACCAAGGAATTGTCTGTAAGGGAATGGGATTGCCCGAAATGTGGAAGTCACCATAATCGCGATAAAAACGCAGCCATCAATATCCGAGAAGAAGCCAGGCGAATATCAGCCTGACGTAATCCATAAAATACCGTGGGTCGCACGGGAATCTACGCCTGTGGAGAGAGTGTAAGCCGCCGCAA containing:
- a CDS encoding RNA-guided endonuclease TnpB family protein, translated to MHGLYVASDEADAKYPDFLRTAEKRLAKAQRKLSKKQKGSHNREKQRLRVAILHEKVANQRQDFLHKKARYLADRYDAIGIEDISVKAMAKRKKGGKFSFGKSVADNGWNMFTNMLEYKLAWQGKQLIKIDKWYPSSQLCHICGYQNHETKELSVREWDCPKCGSHHNRDKNAAINIREEARRISA
- a CDS encoding RNA-guided endonuclease TnpB family protein, producing the protein MMFAKTFGCVRFIYNKMLSDRIDYYKETGQKLNNTPAQYKEEFPWLKEVDSLALANAQMNLNKAYSHFWNDSQHFGKPRFKSKKNRRASYSTNNQKGSVRIEGHKVKLPKVGWVKLCQHRPLPENSIIKTVTISQTPSGKYYISMLVEYENQIPLSYRRPSWG